One Thiocapsa sp. genomic window, GGGCAACAGACGACCGGCAGATCCAGCGCGTTGGCGACCGCCCGCGCCGTGTCCAGCGCCTTGCCGCCACCGGCGCCCAGGATCACCGCGGCCTCCGCGTGCTCGGCCGCTTCGCGGCAGCGCGTGATCTCCGGGACGGAGCATTGACCCGCGAAGTCCAGGATGCTGAAGGGGATGCCGTGCGCGCCGAAGGTGTCGATCAGTGTCGGCTCGATCTGTCGGCGCGCGCTCGGTCCGGCAATGCACAGTACATGGCCTGTCAGACCCATTCGGATCAGTTCCGCAGCCAACTCAAGGGTCGCATCGCGACCTTGCACATAGCGCGCGGGCGAACAAAAGACCTTCAACATGAGTGTGTGTCCTCTCTGAGGTTGGGAGTCGACCTGGCGATTCGCGAGTGGGGTTCGGGGTCGGGTCTTGACTCTTGCCAAGACCCGACCCTGTTCCCCGGAGGAAGCTGCACTGTCTGTCGGTGCTTTGTGGAGCGGATCTTGGTGGTTGCAATCATGGGTGGTGTCCTTCCGGGGTGATCCATAGGCATTAAACCGCGTCCAGAGCGAGATGCTCACTTTCGAGTGAGCTCGAAGTTTGGTGAATCCACGACCCTTCGCGGGGGGCGCGGTTTAAAATTTTATATTTTTTAATACCTTAAACCGCGCCGGCTCCAGCGGTTCTGAAATCCGCCGGGGCCGATCCCATCCCAAAACATCGCATACCGCACTGGGCGCGGTTTAGATTACACCTCCGGCTGGAATTCTCCGGCGCGCTCTATCACGTGACGGCGCGCGGTAACGAGCGGCGCAGCATTTTTCTCGGCGACGCCGATGGCGACCGGGCGGCGTTTCTTGGCATCCTGGAACAGACCTGCGAGCGATTCAACTGGACCGGAGTTGCCGCCACCCGAGAACCCGAGCGTGAACCTGCGCGCGGTCGTCCTGCACCCGTTGCAGCAGCCGAAGAGGCGCGCTTCCGGAGCCTGATGGCGGCCCATCAGGACCTTCAAGGTCGATGAACGGGCGATCTTCGATCGGGATGCACTGCATGAACGGTGAGCCCTTCGTGGATACCAACATCCGGGTCTACGCGCATCTGGAGACTCCCCGGGATCCCAAAGGCGACTTGGCGCGCGCGCTGGTCGAGTCTGATCCACGCTTCGTGGTGAGCACCCGGGTGTTGAACGAATACTACGCGGCAATGCTGAAGAATCGGGTCTCGGATCTCTGGCATGACCAATGTATCGAGGGGCGTCTCATCGTGCGCAATCCGTTTAAAGGCATCAACTGAAGCATCCCCACTCCGAGTATCCTTGACCCAGACATCCAAGGACCGTTCTGTGAAATTAGTCTGGGGAGTTGGCATATGACCCTCTCGGTTGGGACGTTGGGAACCCGGGGGAACCCCGGGGAACCCGGGGGGAACCCTTCTCCGGTCATCGCGATCCGCGATCTGGCCTTCCGATGGCGCCGCGGGGCGCCGGTCGTTCTCGCCATCGACCACCTCGAGATCGGGCGCGGCGAGCGCGTCTTCATCGAGGGTCCGAGCGGCAGCGGCAAGACCACCTTGTTGAGTCTTCTGGCCGGCGTGGTGAAGGCCGAGCAGGGGAGCCTGCGCATTCTCGGGCAGCCGATGGAGCGCCTGGGTAGCGTGAAGCGCGACCATTTCAGGGCCGACCATGTCGGCTATGTCTTTCAGATGTTCAATCTGATCCCTTATCTGTCGCTGGTCGAGAACGTGACCTTGCCCTGCCGCTTCTCGCGACTGCGTCGGGCGCGCGTGCTGGAGCGCACCGGCTGCGGCGGCCGCTCCGCGCGGTGTCTGGAAGAGGAGGCGCTGCGCTTGCTCGACCATCTCGATATGGCCGAGCCCGCGCGCTCGAAGCGGTCCGTCGCCGAGCTCTCGGTGGGGCAGCAGCAGCGCGTCGCTGCGGCGCGCGCGCTCATGGGCTCGCCCGAGATCCTGATCGCCGACGAGCCGACCTCCGCGCTCGATTCGGATCGCCGCGAAGCCTTTATCCGACTGTTGTTTCGGGAATGTGCCGAGACCCGGATGAGCTTGATCTTCGTGAGTCACGACGCGGCGCTCGAGCCCTTGTTCGATCGCACCGTGCGCCTCGCCGAGATCAATCGCGCCCTTAAACCGCACCCGGTGCGGTATGCGATGTTTTTGGATGGGATCGGCCGCCGCCGACCTGACGACCGCTGAAGCCGGCGCGGTTTAAGCGATTAAAAAATAAAGTCGTTTAAACCGCGTCCCCCCCGCTAAGGGCCGTGGATGCGCCAAACCTCGGACTCACTCGGAAGTGAGCATCTCGCTCTGGACGCGGTTTAAAGCCTGAGGCCCATCACCAAGCCGGCCATGAAGGATGCCGCACTCGTCAGGTTGCCGCCGATGAAGTCGAAAAAAGCGCCTGCATGGACCCCGAGCCAGTCGACCCAGCCGTTGTAGTGGATCTCGAGGCCGGACCAGTTCACGTCCAGAATGCCGGCATACTGCAAGGCAAAGACCCCGAGCAGGATGAGACCGACGACCAGCAGCACCAGCTTGAAGGCCATCTTCAGCGCAAACCCGAGCGCCAGCCCGACCATGAAGGAGAACCCGAGCTTCAGGAAGAAGGTTTCGTTGAAGAGTCCGGCGGCGTCCGTCGGCGCAGTCCCGGCGGCATTGTCCGAGGCCATGGACGCCAGCAGGTCGTTGCCCAGTCGTTCGAGCGAATGGGTTGCCCTCTCGAATGGCGAGGTGTCTTGTGCGGGATGGTCCATCGGGTCTGTCGGCAAGGGGGCGGAAGAAGGTCGGATCGAGTCTGCGAGTCGGCGAGGCGCTAGTGTATACCGAGCACTCGGGATTTTTCGCCGCATTGCACGCCGGGACGACCGTGGCAAACGGATTCTCGAGGCGTTTGACTTCGACCGGCCTCCATGTGGGAATCGGGTGCGCTCCGGTTATCCTTCGCGCACAATGAGCGCCGTTCACCGCTGCATGGAGCTCGACGTGACCACAAGCGCCCTGACGCCCGGCCTGATGCTTGTCCACGGCAACCGCCCGGAAGATCTGCGCGATCTTCTGGTGGAATGGATGGCGCGCTATCCGTTGGCCCCGCTCGAGAACGAGATCATTCTGGTGCAGAGCAACGGCATCGCGCAGTGGCTGAAGCTTGCGCTCGCCGCCGATGCCGATCCAGGCGCGGGGGCGTTTGCCGCCGGCGAGCGAGGCGTCGGGATCGCCGCGGCGCTCGAGATCTCGCTGCCGGCGCGCTTTCTCTGGCGGGTCTACCGGGCGGTGCTCGGTCGCGATGCGGTCCCGGAGGTCTCGCCCTTCGACAAGTCGCGCCTGGTTTGGCGGCTGATGCGACTCCTGCCCGAGCTGTTGGCTCGGCCCGAATACCTGCCGCTACGGCGCTTCCTGCAAACGGATGCCGACCTGCGCAAACGCTTCCAGCTCGCCGAGCGTCTGGCCGATCTCTACGACCAGTATCAGGTCTACCGCGCCGACTGGCTGGCCGCCTGGGGCGGGGGCGAAGACGTGCTGATCGCGGCGCGTGGCGGTCGCCTTCCCTTGCCGGAGGAGCAGCGTTGGCAGTCGGGACTCTGGCGTGCGCTGCTGGCGGATGTCGAGACGGACGGCGAGGGCAGGGGGCAGGCGGCCGGCATCGGTCGCGCGGACGTCCACGAGGCATTCCTGCGCCGTGTGTCCGACTGGCCCGACGATACGCACCCGCGCGGTCTACCCCGTCGGGTGATGGTCTTCGGGATCTCGAGTCTGCCCCGTCAGTCCCTGGAGGTGCTGGCCGGGATGGCGCGCTGGACCCAGGTCCTCATGTGCGTCCACAACCCCTGCGAGCACTACTGGGCCGACATCGTCGCCGACAAGGATCTGTTGCGCGCCGAGCGCAGCCGCCAGCAACGCCGCGACGGCATGCCGACGGACCTCTCCGAGGAGCGGATGCACCTGCACGCACACCCGCTGCTCGCGGCCTGGGGCAAGCAAGGCCGCGACTTCATCGGCCTGCTCGACGAGCACGACGACGCGACGGCTCGGGCGGGCTATCTCGGGCGGTTCAATGCCATCGGCCAGCGGATCGATCTGTTCGACGCCTCGCGAGAGGCTCGCTCTCTGCTCGAACAGCTCCAGGACGACATCCGCGATCTCCGCCCGCTCGCCGAGACCCGCACACATTGGCCCGAGGTGCCTTCCACGGGTGATCCCTCGATCCGCTTCCACATCGCCCACAGTCCGCAGCGCGAGGTCGAGATCCTGCATGACGTCCTGCTCGCGGCCTTCAATGCCGATGCGAGCCTGACCCCGCGCGACATCATCGTCATGGTGCCGGATATCGACACCTACGCGCCGCACATCCAGGCGGTGTTCGGTCTGATCGATCGCGATGATCCGCGCGACATCCCCTACAGCGTGGCGGATCAAGGCCAACGCGCGACCGAGCCTTTGATTCAGGCCCTGGAAAAGCTGCTCGAGCTGCCCCGATCGCGTCTTGCGGTCAGCGATGTGCTCGATCTGCTCGAAGCCCCGGCCGTGCGTCGGCGTTTCGGCGTTGCCGAGACGGACCTCCCGCGTCTCCATCGCTGGATCCGCGGGGCCAACATTCGCTGGGGCCTGCATGCCGAGCAGCGCGCGAGCCTCGATCTGCCGACTCAGCCCGACGCGCAGGCCCAACACACCTGGCTGTTCGGTCTGCGCCGGATGCTGCTCGGCTATGCGGTCGGCGCCGCCGGCGAGGGTGCCTGGCAGGGGATCGAGTCGTTCGACGAGATCGGCGGTCTGGATGCGGTCCTGCTCGGTCCGCTCGTGCACCTGATCGAGCGTCTTGATTCCACCTGGCGGACCCTGCGCGAGCCCGCGACCGTCGCCGACTGGTGCAGGCGTCTGCGCACCCTGATGGCGGATTTCTTCGATGCCGCCGACAGCGGCGAGGCCTTCACGCTCATGCAGCTCGACACCGCCCTGCAGGGATGGCAGGAGGCGTGCGACGAGGCCGCGCTTGCCGAGGAGCTGCCCCTGTCGGTCGTCGGCGAGTATTGGCTCTCTCAGCTCGACGACGGCGGTCTGTCGCAACGCTTCTTCGCCGGCGCCGTCACCTTCGCGACCCTGATGCCGATGCGGGCCATCCCCTTTCGCCGGGTCTGCCTGCTCGGCATGAACGACGGCGATTACCCGCGCACCCGGATCCCGATGGACTTCGACCTCATGGGTCGCGACTACCGACCCGGCGACCGCTCGCGGCGCGAGGACGACCGCTATCTCTTTCTCGAAGCCCTGCTCTCGGCACGGGACCATCTGCACATCTCCTGGGTCGGACGCAGCATTACCGACAACGGCGTGCGACCGCCCTCGGTACTGGTTGCCCAGTTGCGCGACCACCTCGCCGCCGGTTGGCGGATGGCGCTCGACACGGCGCTGTCGGAGGAGCCCCGCGCGCTCGATCCGGGTCAGGCCCTCTTGAATGCACTCACGGTGGAGCATCCGCTCCAGCCCTTCAGTCCCGATTACTTCCCGCCGGAGCCCCACTCGGGGCGGCCGCCGAGCGCCGCCCCGCTCTTCACCTATGCTCACGAGTGGCGTCCCCTCGATGCCCCTCGGCCTCGTCGCCCGGATGCCGCGTCGCAACCGCCGACGGCCGCATTGCCGCCGCTGCCCCGCGACGAGCCGCTCGCGCTGCGCGATCTCGTCGACCTCCTCAAGTCGCCGGTGAAGGCATTCTTCAGCCAGCGGCTCGGGGTCGTCTTCGAGTCCGAGGATCCGACGAGCGAGGATCAAGAGCCCTTTACACTCGACGGGCTCGGCCGGTGGCAGCTGCAAGACGAGCTGATCCGGGTCCAAGCGCAGGCGCTGTCGCACGGCGAGCCGATCGCCGCGGCGCGCGCGAGCCGCCTCGATCGAATCCGCCGGCGCGGCGATCTCGCGCCGGGTGGCTTCGGCGACGCCCTTGCCGCAGACCTGGTCGAACCGATGGATACGCTTTTCGCGAGCTATCAGGACGCGCTCCTCCGCTGGCCGCACCTGAGCGACGACGAAGAAGAGATCCGGTTTCAAGCCGATCTTCCGGCGCCCGTACCCGAGCTGGCGGATTGGATCGGCGCCATCCGCACCGACGCCGAGGGCCTTCGAGGACGTGTGCTCATCGAGGCGAGCGACCTGGTCAAGAACGGTCACTACCGCGGCGAGAAGCTCATCCGTCACTGGGTCGCGCACCTGGCCCTGCATCTGGCCGGCGGACCCCTCACCACGCTGGTCCTCAGCAAGACCGGCCATGTCGAGCTCAAGCCACTGCCGGTCGAGAAGGCGAAGGCGCACCTGACCGCACTGCTGGCGGCTTGGCAGGTCGGTATGTGCCGTCCGCTCCCGCTGGCCGCGAAGACCGCGCTCGAGTGGCTCAAGGCCGGCGATGCGGCGAAGGCGCGCACGACCTACGAGGGCGGCTATATGTACACCGGCGAGGTCGAGACCGACGCCTATCTCGCGCGCGCCTATCCGGACTTCGACGCACTCTGCGCGAGCGGTGAGTTCGCCGAGCTGGCCGAAAGCCTGCTGCGTCCGCTCTATACCGCGATGCATGCCGACGACAAGAAGACGCCGGACCGGCCCGCCGCAGCGCAAGCGACTGGAGCCGCCGCATGAGTCCCGAAAATGGCCGACCCGCAGCGACTGTGGTTTCCGATCAGGCGGATATCGCAGCGATCTCTCGTCGGGCTGAAGCCCGACCCACAGGCTCCGATTCGCTCGATCCGCTGCGCTTTCCGCTGTGGGGCAGCCGACTGATCGAGGCCAGTGCCGGCACCGGCAAGACCTTCACCATCGCGACACTCTATGTGCGCTTGGTGCTCGGTCACGGCCTGCCGAACGACGCGACCCAAGCTGCACAAGACACCGCACCCCGCGCCTTCACCCCGCCCGAGATCCTGGTCGTCACCTTCACCGATGCCGCCACGCGCGAGCTGCGCGACCGCATCCGCGCCCGTCTTGCCGAGGCCGCGACCGCCTTCCGCGCCGATCCTGACGGGATCGCCGCACGCCCCCCGGGCGAGGATCCGCTGCACGACCTGCGCGCCGAATACCCGCCCGAGCGCTGGCCGGCCTGCGCGCGCAAGCTGCAGTTGGCCGCCGAATGGATGGACGAGGCCGCTGTCTCGACCATCCACGGCTGGTGCAATCGGATGCTGCGCGAGCACGCCTTCGACAGCGACAGTCACTTCACCCAGACCCTGGAGACCGATCAGAGCGAGCTGCTCGCCGAGGTGGTGCGCGACTATTGGCGGACCTTCATGGTCCCGCTCGACGCCGAGTCGGTCGCCGAGGTGCGCCAGTGGTGGTCAGGTCCGGAGGCGCTGCAGGGGGCGATCCGGGCACTCGTCGAGCATGCCGATCGGCTCGGGAAGGCGGAACTGCCGGCGGACTCGATCAAGGATGCCCGAAAGGAACGCGAACGCCGCTTGACCGAGCTGAAGAGCCCCTGGTCGGAATGGGCCGATGCGTTGAAACTGCTGCTTGATGAGGCCGTCGCCGCACGGTCGGTCAATGGACGCCAACTGCAGGCACGCTATTACAACAGCTGGCTGGATGCGCTACGTCACTGGGCGGCGGATCCGGTTGCAGTCTCACTTGATCTAAAAACCGGCTGGACGCGTCTGACACCCGATGGAATTGCACAGGCATGGACTCGGGGCGATCCACCGACGCATCCGGCATTCGTGGCGATAACCACCCTGCAAACCGAGCTGAGCAACCTTCCGGATCCGCGCAGCGACATTTTGCGTCACGCGGCCCGCTGGATCGCGGACCGCTTCGCCGCGGAGCAGACTCGACGCGCCCAGATGGGCTTCATCGATCTGCTGACTCGGCTCGATGCCGCCCTGCAAGGCCCCAACGGCGAGCGTCTGGCCGAGATCATCCGCCGCCAGTTCCCCGTCGCCCTGATCGACGAGTTCCAGGACACCGATCCGGTGCAGTACCGCATCTTCGATGCCGTTTACCGGGTCGCGGCGAACGATCCTGCGACCGCGCTCATCCTCATCGGCGACCCCAAACAGGCGATCTATGCCTTTCGCGGCGCGGACATCTACACCTATCTCGCCGCACGCCGAGACTGCGCCGGCCGTCTTTACACCCTGAAGCGAAACTATCGCTCCACGCCCGACATGGTCGCCGCGACCAATCGCTGCTTCGAGGCTGCCGAGACCCGAGCGAGCGGTGCGGGCGCATTCCTCTTCCGCAGCGACAACGACAACGACAACGATACTAATACCGGGGTCGGGACCGACAATCCGGTGCCCTTCATCGCGGCGGACGCGAAAGGGCGCAAGGACGCGCTGCTCATCGACGGCCAACCGCTGTCGGCGCTCACCGCCTGCTGGCTGCCGCCGAACGCACCGGGCAAGCCGCTGAGCAAGGACGCCTATCGCAGCCGGATTGCCGAAGTCTGTGCTGCGGAGATGGTACGTCTGCTCAATCTCGGGCAGACCGGGCACGCGGCCTTTGTCGGCGAGGGCGCATCCAAGCCGTTGCGCCCGGCGCATCTGGCCGTGTTGGTCAACACCGGCAAGGAGGCGGCGATCATCCGCCGCGCCCTCGCGCAACGCGGTGTGCGTAGCGTCTATCTCTCCGACCGGGACTCGGTCTACCAAAGCCCGCAGGTCGGCGAGCTGCAACACTGGCTGGTCGCCTGTGCCGAGCCCGACGACGCCGGCCTGCTGCGCGCCGCGTTGGCCACCGCGACACTCGGTCTGAGCTGGTCCGAGCTCGATCGTCTCAATCACGACGAGCTCGCCTGGGAGTCGCGCGTGCTGCAGTTCCGTGGCTACCGCGACTGCTGGCGCCGCCAAGGCGTGCTGCCCATGCTGCGCCGCCTGCTCAACGACTTTGACGTCCCCGCGCGGTTGCTTGCATCGGAGCCGGGGTTCGACGGGGAGCGCATCCTCACCGATCTGCTCCATCTCGCCGAGCTGCTGCAACAGGCCAGCGTCCTGCTCGACGGCGAGCATGCGCTGATCCGCCATCTCGCCGAGCAGTGCCGGGATGCGGACCGTGGCGCGGGCGGCGATGCCCGCCAGATCCGTCTCGAGAGCGATGCCGATCTGGTGCAGGTGGTGACGGTCCATAAATCCAAGGGACTCGAGTACCCCTTGGTGTTCCTGCCGTTCGCTGCCGATCATCGGCAGATCGCGAAAGCCGACCTGCCGCTCAAATGGCACGACGCACAGGGCCGGCTGCAGCTCGGCCTCTGCGCCGATGAGGAGATCTTGGAACGTGCCGACCGCGAGCGTCTGGGCGAGGATCTGCGCAAGCTCTATGTCGCCCTGACCCGCGCCCGACATGCCACTTGGGTCGGTCTCGCACCGCTGGCCGGCCTGGAAGGCGGCGCCTTCGGGTATCTGCTGGGCGGCGGCGCCGTGCTGGCCCCCGATGGTCTGGAGCAGGCGCTCGAGGACCTGCGCGGCGACTGTGCGTCCATCGCCGTGGTGAAGGCGCCGGAGCCCTCGCCGGAATCCCGGCCCGATGCCTTGATGGAGCGCTTCGCCCAGGCCGGTCCACCGCGCCGTCTCGGGCCGGCACGCACCTCGGTCCCCGTCGTGCGCGAGTCCTGGTGGATCGCCAGCTATTCGGCCCTGCGCACCGTCGTTAGCGGCGACCCGGCGCGGTCCGCGACACCCGCCGAGACGCCGGCCGATCCATCAGCCCGGGCGCCCGCCGCTACGCCGACCGAGGATCGGTTCCGGGAGATGCAGGCCGCGCAAGCGGCTGCGCAGGGCACCGAGCTGTCCCCCGCGACATTGAGCAAGGACGCAAGCGATCGACTGCCCGCCGCAGGATCCATCCATGCCTTCCCGCGCGGGCCGGAGGCGGGCACCTTCCTCCACGATCTTCTCGAATGGGCCGCCAATCCGAGTTTCGCCGAGGCCGCCGCCGATCCGGTGAGACTGCGCGACACCATCGCCCGACGCTGTCAGGTGCGCGGCTGGTCCCAATGGATCGATCCGCTCACGGCCTGGCTGGAGTCCTTCCTGACGACGCCGTTGCCCGTGTCCGCGATGGGCGCGCTTCCGGCCACCACCTTGCGCCTCGTCGACCTGACCGGCGCCGTGCCCGAGATGGAGTTCTGGCTTGCCGCGCACCGCGCCGATACCCGCGAGATCGACCGCCTGGTCTGCACCGACACCCTCGACCGCGCGCCCCGCCCGGCGCTCCAAACCAACATCCTCAACGGCATGCTCAAGGGCTTCATGGATCTGGTGTTCGAGCACGCGGGCCGGTACTACGTGGCCGACTACAAGTCCAACTGGCTCGGCCCGGACGCCGCCGCCTACACCCCGGAGGCCATGCGCGCCGAGATCCTGCACGCGCGCTACGAGCTCCAATACGTCCTCTATCTCTTCGCCCTGCATCGGCTGCTCAAGGCGCGCTTGCCGGACTACGACTACGACCGCCACGTCGGCGGCGCCGTCTATCTCTTCCTGCGCGGCATCGAGGCGCCGAGCCGGGGCATCCATGCCGAGCGTCCACCGCGTGAGCTGATCGAGGCGTTGGATCGCTGCTTTGCGCGCAAGTCGGAGGGGGGGGATTGATGAGCACGGATCCGAGCATGCGAGCGGCAAAGGCCGAAGGAACCCAAATGGACACGCTCCTCGCCCGCTGGGCCGAGCGCGCCTGGCTGCGCGCGCTCGATGTCGCCTTCGCCGATTTCCTCCGCCGGGAGGTGCCGGACGCACCGCCTTTGCTGATCCTCGCCGCGGCGCTCGCGAGCCATCAACTCGGTCGCGGCCACGCCTGTCTCGATCTGGAGGCCACGCTGAAGGATCCGACCTTCGCCCTGTCCTTGCCCCCCGAGGGTACCGACACCGCGCAGACGGACACCCCGCCGCACCCCGCCGAGGTGTTGGACGGCCTGACCCTGCGCGACTGGCAGGCGGCGCTCGCCCATCCCGAACTGGTCGGCCGGGGCGTTGGCGACACGCCGCTCGTCCTGGTCGGTCCGCGACTCTATCTGCGGCGTTACTGGCGCTACGAGCAGGCCGTGCGCGCCGGTATCGACGCCCGCTCGGTACGTTCGCAAGCCCTGCAGGACGCACTTCCGATCGAGGCCATGCGCCCGGTACTCGCGCGTCTCTTCCCGCCCGCCCGCACTCCCGGCCAAACGGCCGACTGGCAGAAGCTCGCCTGCGCGCTCACCGCCCGCAGCGCCTTCAGCATCATCACCGGCGGTCCCGGCACGGGGAAGACCACGACCGTCGTCCGTCTCCTGGCCCTGCTGCAAGCCCTGGCGCTCGTCGAGCCGCCGCCCGGCCAGGCGGCGCGCCCCCTGCGCATCCGTCTCGCGGCACCCACCGGCAAGGCTGCGGCCCGTCTGAACGAATCCATCGCCGCCGCGGTCGCCAGCTTGCCGCTCGACGACCTTGCACAGGGCGAGGCCGTGCGTGCCGCTATCCCCGTCACCGTGAGCACGCTCCACCGTCTGCTCGGCAGCCGTCCGGACACCCGCCGTCTGCGCCACCACGCCGACAACCCGCTGGCGCTCGATGTGCTGGTCATCGACGAGGCATCCATGGTCGATCTGGAGATGATGGCCGCCGTCCTCGATGCCCTGCCGGCAAACGCGCGCCTCATCCTGCTCGGCGACAAGGATCAGCTCGCCTCGGTCGAGGCCGGCGCCGTGCTCGGAGAGCTGTGCGGTCGTGCCCGCGAAGGCCACTACACCCCGAGCACCCGCGATTGGCTGCAGGGCGCGACCGGCGAGCACATCCCGGCCGACCTCATCGATCCTGCCGGCACCTCGCTCGATCAGTCCGTGGTCATGCTGCGTCACAGCCACCGCTTCTCGGCCGACAGCGGCATCGGCCAACTCGCCGAGGCGGTCAATGCGGGCGATCCGGTCAAGGTCCGCGACCTCTGGTTACGCGGTCATGCCGATCTCGCGCTGGTCGCGCTCCACGGCACCGAGGATGCGGCCTTCCGGTCATTGGTCATCGACGGCGCGGCGACCGCGCCGGTCGATCCGCTGCGCGGCGATGGAGCACGACACGCGCAGACCGATGGCGACCCGCCGCGACACGGCTACCGCCACTACCTCGCCACCCTGCGGGAAGGCCAACCCGCCCGCGACGCCGACGCCTGCGCCTACGACGCCTGGGCGCGCGCCGTTCTGCAGGCCCACGGCCGGTTTCAATGTCTCTGCGCCCTGCGCCGCGGCCCTTGGGGTGTGGAGGGACTCAACCAGCGCATCGCCGGCCTGCTGCACGACGCCGATCTCATCCCGGCCAGCGGCGGTTGGTATCTCGGGCGCCCCGTCCTGGTCACCCGCAACGACTACGGCCTGGGGCTCATGAACGGCGACATCGGCATCACCCTGATCCGCCCCGCACCCGGCGATCGCGACTGGACGCTCCGCGTCGCCTTCCCCGCCGGCGACGGCCAAGACGGCATCAAATGGATCCTTCCCAGCCGCCTCCAGGCGGTCGAGACCGTCTACGCGCTCACCGTCCACAAATCCCAAGGCTCCGAATTCAGCCACGCCGCGCTGGTCCTGCCCGAGACCTTGAGCCCTATCCTGACGCGCGAGCTGCTCTACACCGGCATCACTCGCGCCCGCGCCCACCTGACCTTGGTGCAGCCGGGCGGCGATCAGGTTCTCGAACAAGCCGTGCAGCGGCGGGTGTTGCGGGCGAGCGGGTTGATGGAAGGATAAGGGATGAGGGACGAGGGATGAGGGACGAGGGATGAGGGACGAGGGATGAGGGGTGAAGGGTGAAGGGTGAAGGGTGAAGGGTGAAGGGTGAAGGGTGAAGGGTGAAGGGTGAAGGGTAGATGGTCTCGTGACATCCGCTCCGCGGTGTCACGCATGCCCCTGGCGCTCCGCGCCACGTGTCACGATGGCCGACATCGTGAACGAGGCCGATCCGCACGGCAGAATTGTCGTCGTCAGCCGTGCGGTTGCCTGCCGCCTCGATCCGGGATGCGGTTGCGCTCGTGATCATGTCGGTGCCTCGCGTCTTTGCATATCCGAGGGTGGTCTCGATCCGAAACATAGCCGCCTCGAAGGACCGGTGCAAGGCGAGCCCCGGATCTCCGGGGTCGCCTCGACACCTCAGGCGCTGCGCAGCCGGGTCACCTTCACGAGCGCCACCGCAACCAGCGGGAGAACAAAACCGATCGCCAAGGCGGCGATCATCAGGTCGCCCAACTGGCTGTAATCCGCCGGCACGCTCGCCACGCCGCTGACGGGATCCTTGACCTCGCGGGTCACGAGGAAGATCTCGTTGAGATACTTGGTTCCCAATTGGCTCGCCGAGAGGGCCAGATTGCTGAAGGAGGCCATGACGGCGAAGAAGGTAGCCTTGAGGTTGTCCGGGGCCGAGTTGGCGATCCAGGCCAGCATGGGCACCATGGCGACCTGGCCCAAGGGCGACTCCAGTGCCGTGTCCACGATAGCGATGAAGCGGGCATCGACGATGCCTCCGGTCACGGCGGCCGTCCAGTGGTGCAGCCCGAAATACATGCCGACGATGGGCAGGTAG contains:
- a CDS encoding ABC transporter ATP-binding protein codes for the protein MTLSVGTLGTRGNPGEPGGNPSPVIAIRDLAFRWRRGAPVVLAIDHLEIGRGERVFIEGPSGSGKTTLLSLLAGVVKAEQGSLRILGQPMERLGSVKRDHFRADHVGYVFQMFNLIPYLSLVENVTLPCRFSRLRRARVLERTGCGGRSARCLEEEALRLLDHLDMAEPARSKRSVAELSVGQQQRVAAARALMGSPEILIADEPTSALDSDRREAFIRLLFRECAETRMSLIFVSHDAALEPLFDRTVRLAEINRALKPHPVRYAMFLDGIGRRRPDDR
- a CDS encoding FUN14 domain-containing protein; translation: MDHPAQDTSPFERATHSLERLGNDLLASMASDNAAGTAPTDAAGLFNETFFLKLGFSFMVGLALGFALKMAFKLVLLVVGLILLGVFALQYAGILDVNWSGLEIHYNGWVDWLGVHAGAFFDFIGGNLTSAASFMAGLVMGLRL
- the recC gene encoding exodeoxyribonuclease V subunit gamma — translated: MELDVTTSALTPGLMLVHGNRPEDLRDLLVEWMARYPLAPLENEIILVQSNGIAQWLKLALAADADPGAGAFAAGERGVGIAAALEISLPARFLWRVYRAVLGRDAVPEVSPFDKSRLVWRLMRLLPELLARPEYLPLRRFLQTDADLRKRFQLAERLADLYDQYQVYRADWLAAWGGGEDVLIAARGGRLPLPEEQRWQSGLWRALLADVETDGEGRGQAAGIGRADVHEAFLRRVSDWPDDTHPRGLPRRVMVFGISSLPRQSLEVLAGMARWTQVLMCVHNPCEHYWADIVADKDLLRAERSRQQRRDGMPTDLSEERMHLHAHPLLAAWGKQGRDFIGLLDEHDDATARAGYLGRFNAIGQRIDLFDASREARSLLEQLQDDIRDLRPLAETRTHWPEVPSTGDPSIRFHIAHSPQREVEILHDVLLAAFNADASLTPRDIIVMVPDIDTYAPHIQAVFGLIDRDDPRDIPYSVADQGQRATEPLIQALEKLLELPRSRLAVSDVLDLLEAPAVRRRFGVAETDLPRLHRWIRGANIRWGLHAEQRASLDLPTQPDAQAQHTWLFGLRRMLLGYAVGAAGEGAWQGIESFDEIGGLDAVLLGPLVHLIERLDSTWRTLREPATVADWCRRLRTLMADFFDAADSGEAFTLMQLDTALQGWQEACDEAALAEELPLSVVGEYWLSQLDDGGLSQRFFAGAVTFATLMPMRAIPFRRVCLLGMNDGDYPRTRIPMDFDLMGRDYRPGDRSRREDDRYLFLEALLSARDHLHISWVGRSITDNGVRPPSVLVAQLRDHLAAGWRMALDTALSEEPRALDPGQALLNALTVEHPLQPFSPDYFPPEPHSGRPPSAAPLFTYAHEWRPLDAPRPRRPDAASQPPTAALPPLPRDEPLALRDLVDLLKSPVKAFFSQRLGVVFESEDPTSEDQEPFTLDGLGRWQLQDELIRVQAQALSHGEPIAAARASRLDRIRRRGDLAPGGFGDALAADLVEPMDTLFASYQDALLRWPHLSDDEEEIRFQADLPAPVPELADWIGAIRTDAEGLRGRVLIEASDLVKNGHYRGEKLIRHWVAHLALHLAGGPLTTLVLSKTGHVELKPLPVEKAKAHLTALLAAWQVGMCRPLPLAAKTALEWLKAGDAAKARTTYEGGYMYTGEVETDAYLARAYPDFDALCASGEFAELAESLLRPLYTAMHADDKKTPDRPAAAQATGAAA